In a single window of the Gossypium hirsutum isolate 1008001.06 chromosome D02, Gossypium_hirsutum_v2.1, whole genome shotgun sequence genome:
- the LOC107908910 gene encoding B3 domain-containing protein Os01g0234100 — MGTKIDEPQIPEMSLDPPEITNPQPNVMERVEEIQANLAGRFPSCMKTMVRSNVTHGFWLHLPMPFCKLHMPKQDTTIILEDESGEEYKASYIAQRTALSAGWKAFSADHKLVEGDVLVFHLVGSSKFKVYIVRAFKSSEVDRCFRSLEVDIQAKPIRSIRMKRTKRPSKKAKCLELLPLDPPDDNVENKSLMVLDTNSEHLTDRYDNDNKDPSSGLDDGIKSLASVIDFKEIKSIDNFIIIVNGSRIDSELSEYHRTKYYELCCSQNSFLHDNLLESISSKLALEIITQIINIAEAIRACKISTSQADYTLWDKTLKGFELLGMNVGFLRAKLNRLNTLSLELQQGVNMERCKEQDHMKEEKKSLEQKLVKLKDAMHKLDTEIETLKENAEKYELIFREEVTAAW; from the exons ATGGGAACCAAAATAGATGAACCTCAGATTCCTGAAATGTCGTTGGATCCTCCTGAAATTACTAACCCACAA CCTAATGTTATGGAGCGGGTGGAGGAGATTCAAGCGAATCTAGCTGGTAGATTCCCGAGCTGTATGAAGACCATGGTTCGCTCGAATGTTACACATGGATTTTGGCTG CATCTTCCTATGCCTTTCTGCAAATTGCATATGCCAAAACAAGATACGACCATAATTTTGGAAGATGAAAGTGGGGAAGAATATAAAGCATCTTACATTGCACAAAGGACGGCATTGAGTGCCGGCTGGAAAGCATTCTCGGCTGATCATAAATTAGTCGAGGGAGACGTTCTAGTTTTCCATCTGGTTGGTTCTTCGAAATTTAAG GTTTACATAGTCCGAGCATTCAAATCTAGTGAAGTAGATCGATGTTTTAGGTCACTAGAAGTGGATATCCAAGCGAAGCCAATTCGTTCAA TTCGTATGAAGAGGACAAAGAGACCCTCTAAGAAGGCCAAGTGTTTGGAGCTTCTCCCACTCGACCCACCAGATGACAATGTCGAAAATAAGAGTCTAATGGTATTAGACACCAATAGTGAGCATTTAACCGATCGATATGATAATGACAACAAGGATCCTAGCTCGGGTCTCGACGATGGTATCAAATCTTTGGCGTCCGTTATTGATTTTAAAGAGATCAAAAGCATTGACAACTTCATCATTATAGTGAACGGTTCGAGAATAGACTCCGAGCTTTCAGAGTACCATAGAACTAAGTACTATGAGCTTTGTTGTAGTCAGAACTCGTTCCTCCACGATAATCTTCTCGAGAGTATTAGTAGTAAATTGGCACTTGAAATAATCACACAGATTATCAACATTGCAGAAGCTATTAGAGCCTGTAAAATTTCTACCTCTCAAGCAGATTATACTCTTTGGGACAAGACTCTAAAAGGCTTTGAGTTATTAGGCATGAATGTCGGGTTTCTTCGAGCTAAATTGAACCGGTTGAATACCCTTTCCTTAGAATTACAGCAGGGTGTGAATATGGAGAGGTGTAAAGAGCAAGATCAcatgaaagaagagaaaaaatcaCTTGAACAGAAGCTTGTGAAACTCAAAGATGCTATGCATAAGCTCGATACCGAGATAGAAACCTTGAAAGAAAACGCCGAGAAATATGAGCTTATATTTCGGGAAGAGGTTACAGCCGCATGGTGA
- the LOC107908912 gene encoding B3 domain-containing protein Os01g0234100 isoform X2: MMMNTNMKIKIEEEEEELFDDEGNDRLPISQLFQLLQQRQSISMENIRDCRQKASRKRPRDKNYNDHVVKGTKRVSEQDFAKSPVIERAEQVQANLSAEFPSFFKIMIPSVVCRGFWMSLPKEFCQLNLPNHDATVILVGETGKEYRINFLVQRKALSGGWKKFSKEHGLLVGDALVFHLIRPSKFKVYIVRMNGLDEIDAALGLLRLQSSANQTGIYAAGKNNSRPFCNDINQYEVHKYGRSFLRAQENQSENGTLDVGSSKVEGIRFTKTVSIADAIRASEISTLRSGFVPWDNALNSFDFLGTDVGSLHKRVRHVLNHTFESKPELKLKYKEAKLERAYAEQETKSLESDLSGKKEEMQRLDAEIDALTVNAKRYELMFEAAANAPW, translated from the exons ATGATGATGAATACCAACATGAAAATCaagattgaagaagaagaagaagaactatTTGATGATGAAGGAAATGACCGTCTCCCCATTTCTCAACTTTTCCAGCTCCTTCAACAACGCCAATCCATTTCCATG GAAAATATTCGTGATTGTCGACAGAAAGCTTCCAG GAAGAGACCTAGGGATAAGAACTATAATGATCATGTTGTTAAGGGTACCAAAAGGGTATCAGAACAAGATTTTGCAAAATCCCCTGTAATAGAGAGAGCAGAACAGGTTCAAGCTAATCTTTCAGCTGAATTCCCTAGCTTCTTTAAGATCATGATCCCATCAGTGGTTTGCCGTGGGTTTTGGATG TCATTACCTAAGGAATTTTGCCAACTGAATCTGCCTAATCATGATGCTACTGTAATCTTGGTTGGTGAAACTGGAAAAGAATACAGAATCAATTTTCTTGTTCAAAGGAAGGCTTTGAGTGGTGGGTGGAAAAAGTTTTCCAAAGAACATGGTTTACTTGTTGGGGATGCTTTAGTTTTCCATTTGATCAGGCCTTCCAAGTTTAAG gTATATATTGTGAGAATGAATGGCTTAGATGAAATAGATGCAGCTCTTGGCCTACTCAGATTACAAAGCAGTGCAAATCAGACAGGCATTT ATGCTGCAGGAAAGAACAATTCAAGGCCTTTTTGCAATGATATAAATCAATATGAAGTCCATAAGTATGGCAGGTCTTTTCTTAGGGCCCAAGAAAACCAGTCAGAAAATGGCACTTTGGATGTTGGCTCCAGTAAAGTGGAAGGCATTAGGTTTACTAAGACTGTTAGCATTGCAGATGCCATTAGAGCTTCCGAGATTTCCACCCTGCGATCTGGTTTCGTGCCGTGGGACAACGCTTTGAACAGCTTCGATTTTCTAGGAACCGATGTTGGTTCTTTACACAAAAGGGTACGCCATGTACTTAACCATACTTTTGAATCAAAACCGGAACTGAAATTGAAGTACAAGGAAGCCAAACTCGAGAGAGCTTATGCAGAACAAGAAACAAAGTCTCTCGAATCGGATCTTTCGGGGAAAAAAGAGGAAATGCAAAGGCTGGATGCTGAAATAGATGCTTTGACAGTGAATGCCAAGAGATATGAACTAATGTTTGAAGCAGCTGCTAATGCTCCATGGTGA
- the LOC107908912 gene encoding B3 domain-containing protein Os01g0234100 isoform X1 codes for MMMNTNMKIKIEEEEEELFDDEGNDRLPISQLFQLLQQRQSISMQENIRDCRQKASRKRPRDKNYNDHVVKGTKRVSEQDFAKSPVIERAEQVQANLSAEFPSFFKIMIPSVVCRGFWMSLPKEFCQLNLPNHDATVILVGETGKEYRINFLVQRKALSGGWKKFSKEHGLLVGDALVFHLIRPSKFKVYIVRMNGLDEIDAALGLLRLQSSANQTGIYAAGKNNSRPFCNDINQYEVHKYGRSFLRAQENQSENGTLDVGSSKVEGIRFTKTVSIADAIRASEISTLRSGFVPWDNALNSFDFLGTDVGSLHKRVRHVLNHTFESKPELKLKYKEAKLERAYAEQETKSLESDLSGKKEEMQRLDAEIDALTVNAKRYELMFEAAANAPW; via the exons ATGATGATGAATACCAACATGAAAATCaagattgaagaagaagaagaagaactatTTGATGATGAAGGAAATGACCGTCTCCCCATTTCTCAACTTTTCCAGCTCCTTCAACAACGCCAATCCATTTCCATG CAGGAAAATATTCGTGATTGTCGACAGAAAGCTTCCAG GAAGAGACCTAGGGATAAGAACTATAATGATCATGTTGTTAAGGGTACCAAAAGGGTATCAGAACAAGATTTTGCAAAATCCCCTGTAATAGAGAGAGCAGAACAGGTTCAAGCTAATCTTTCAGCTGAATTCCCTAGCTTCTTTAAGATCATGATCCCATCAGTGGTTTGCCGTGGGTTTTGGATG TCATTACCTAAGGAATTTTGCCAACTGAATCTGCCTAATCATGATGCTACTGTAATCTTGGTTGGTGAAACTGGAAAAGAATACAGAATCAATTTTCTTGTTCAAAGGAAGGCTTTGAGTGGTGGGTGGAAAAAGTTTTCCAAAGAACATGGTTTACTTGTTGGGGATGCTTTAGTTTTCCATTTGATCAGGCCTTCCAAGTTTAAG gTATATATTGTGAGAATGAATGGCTTAGATGAAATAGATGCAGCTCTTGGCCTACTCAGATTACAAAGCAGTGCAAATCAGACAGGCATTT ATGCTGCAGGAAAGAACAATTCAAGGCCTTTTTGCAATGATATAAATCAATATGAAGTCCATAAGTATGGCAGGTCTTTTCTTAGGGCCCAAGAAAACCAGTCAGAAAATGGCACTTTGGATGTTGGCTCCAGTAAAGTGGAAGGCATTAGGTTTACTAAGACTGTTAGCATTGCAGATGCCATTAGAGCTTCCGAGATTTCCACCCTGCGATCTGGTTTCGTGCCGTGGGACAACGCTTTGAACAGCTTCGATTTTCTAGGAACCGATGTTGGTTCTTTACACAAAAGGGTACGCCATGTACTTAACCATACTTTTGAATCAAAACCGGAACTGAAATTGAAGTACAAGGAAGCCAAACTCGAGAGAGCTTATGCAGAACAAGAAACAAAGTCTCTCGAATCGGATCTTTCGGGGAAAAAAGAGGAAATGCAAAGGCTGGATGCTGAAATAGATGCTTTGACAGTGAATGCCAAGAGATATGAACTAATGTTTGAAGCAGCTGCTAATGCTCCATGGTGA